taaaattttaagtgttttacaGTATCTAAgtgtgaacaaaaaaaattgccatttcaCTTGCAACATGAATTTTGcattagcagaaagaaaaagtcgCTCTACTAGAATAACCAGCCCTAAATCTACCCTTTAATTCCTACAAATTGCTGTAGCAAACAATTggaaagaaattattcaaaGCATTTATAACTCACCAGAATTTCCACCGGGTGCTAGTTCTTCCTCGGGTGCTTTCAGGGACCGAATATACAGGTAAATGCTCAACACcagagaaaaagctgcagctgccactgcaAACTGCATGAAGTGATCATACAAATAATGAAGCTCAAATTGAAAGTATAACAGAGTTCCAATAGCTGCAGCGGTcagaataaaagcataaaaccCTGAAGaatgtagaagaaaaacatattagaaagaaagaaaaatcctagCAGAACCTACTCAGTCCagcctttctgcatttttacgTCTTCCAAGATCTGTCTATATTCCAACAATGCCTTACACACCCCAATGCTCTTGAGGTTCAAACTTCTAGAGCACAGCAATATACCCAAGCCGTTCTATCTATGCCCTGAAATTTCCTGGGCTCCTCATCAAAAGGACAACAGGCAGGAACACCAAGCACTCCTACATTTTTTACAACGTAGGATCCACTTTCAGATGTCAGTGGAAAAACAGACACCGACACGACTACTGAATAATGACAGCAGGTCACAAAATCCTATCTGTAGGACAGCTCAAATAACcgtattttcttcttcaagttATCTGCATACACACCTCGATACAGACTGCCGTAATTCAAGGATTAAAATAACTATCAAGTCAAAACTGGAACACAAAACTTTTCTACTTTGAGAATATAAAATCATGCAGAATGGAAAGATGTCCAAATGCAAGCAAGCTGGCAGTTCTACACAGCTCTCTCCTAAGTACCTTCTATGGACCCTTTCACAGGGTCACAACAGTTGAGGTtagaagggacttctggagcTCATGGACCCCCCCCTTGGCCAAGCAGGACCAccagagctggttgcccaggaccacgTTCAcatggcttttgagtatctccaaggatggagactccactGCTGCTCTGGACAACCTGGGCTAGTGCTCCGTCAccctcacaataaaaaaaaataaaagcatttcttggTGTTCAAGCTCCTGAATTTCAGTGTGTGCCCACTgccctcttgtcctgtcactggcctttttcttttcctcaagaAGGTTTTAAAAGTTGCTTTGAGAATTAGTCTTTGAAGGTACAAGAAGAcggcttttttttcttccctttttaaacCATCAAGATTATGTAGCTTGTTTCTTCCCTTTATCAGACTACAGAAAACTGCAGGACTATGCCCCTACTGAAGACAAAAGTCCAAAACCAAAGAAGTCACAAGGCAGGCTCAATATGACTCACTTCCCCCGGACGTAATTCACTCTGCTTCCGACTTCAAAAATGGTGCATCTTACCAGCATATGACAAAACCCCACTTAACTTCTTAATGTAACAATTGGATTCCACTACCACCAGAAGTGTCCTTAAACTGACTAACTGATTTAATCAAATAGGTAGCCTGAAACACCTCGAGGCACCAAACCACACTTTTCTATTTaagcctggaaaagcagaactgaTGAAGTATGTTAAACCATAGAGAAACTTGCCTTATTCATAGGAAATCAGATCTGAGTAAGGACTCAGGACTGTTCCTTGCCAGGCAAGAATAAGAACATCTTACATCAATTACAACCATGCTTCTTATTAGTCTGTAAATTAGCATCCAAGATGATCTACACACATAGGATCTCTTCAGATCACTCCTGAACACCTCCAGAAAAACAGGCCCCGTTACACGAGTGTAACTAACACTTCTGACAGGCAACTGTCCATTTAGCAATTATGCAATTGACAGGAGTCACCAGCCACAACTGGATGCAGACCAGGTGCCCTGTACATTGTAATATCTTGCTCTTGGGGCAGTTAGTTCCTGATCATTACCAACCTCCTTCTTCCAAGTAAAGGCTCATcctattttatgaaatatttacaaCAGATACTTAGTTTGACCATAAAGTGTATCTTCCGTCATTTGTACCTTACAGTACTGAGCACAGCAAACCAGAAAGCACTACCAAACTTAAGAACAAGCAACTGCAACCTGCTTACCATTTATCCGGTACTGCAGTTTCCTTCCGTTTGAAAGTGTCAAGCCTTCCACCACCTagagcagaataaaatacaaaaatctgcAGTAACATTGTTACAGCTtagaatggaaaacaaatgcatttgctttcaaaCTCAGTGCATTAAGAACACACCCTGCCTTCCATCCCATCACACAAATTAATGTGAAGACCCAATTGCTACTAGCAGCTTACCTTGCCAATTGGCagtaaggaaaacagaacttgaaggaaaaaccacagaagaaaaacaccaaacaccCTAGCCTCCCAAAGACTTTCAagtgctgggagaggaggagggaagttCATAAGACTGGGGTCATCTTGTTTGCACATCAACAGCAAGTAGAatacagcagcaggcagaaaaaatatcagcatGAAGGTCCCTGTAAACAGACATCACGCCATATCAGAAGATAAAcggaaaaaccaaaaaagtttcAATCCCACTAACAAAACTCAATATTAACTTAAGTAACAAAGAAGAGACTGTCATTATCTATTCCTGAAGCAAGACAGCAGCAATCCCTCAGTCACATAATGGGACACAAGGACATACTTCTCACTCCCATACGAGCTCATATAACCAAACTGAAGGATCACACCCACCGCATCCCTTTCAAACCGTTCAAAACAACTGTATAAAGGATACTTACTGTTGAGTTCAAAGCGCCTAGATTTTGAACACATAAAAACTTTGCTAGTtacttatttaaatttaatttgggAATATTTAACTCTTACTGTGCCAGGGAAGGCTTCACTGTATTTCATAAGAGAACCAAGTGTAATTAGCAGTTCTTTGACTGCCACCAATACCAGCACAGACTGCAGTCATACAGTTCTGGATTCTGCAACCAGGATccaaaaactggaaaaacagttCTTGATGTGACACTATGGTCAATAagtaaaaaaacacaaaagtaCAGATTTTCAACTATTAAGACAATTTGCACACGTACCAATTCTTCCTCCAAACTCTAGTTCTTTTGTTTTAGATGCTGCTTTCTCAGCTGTTTTTATTATCTCGGAATATaactcttctcttttcttttcttcttttcttggaTGCAAGCTGTACTGTTCAAGCACACGCTCTATTTCCAGGTCTGGTTTCAACTTTTGCTGTTAATGAATACAAAGAATttactaaaaaacaaaaaaaaaatcccagtgatTTTACCTTATTTTACTCCAGTATTTTACATTTAGGAGGACATTGTTCACTATAAACCACCAATATACAATGTGTTCTACTTTTATACAGTGCTTAAGTTTATGCATGTATATGAAGAGACTGCTAAAATCAGTTTCATTGTGACCACTTAGGCCGTGAGAACAAATCAGCAGTGGTTCCAGTACAGGTAATCCAttcccaccctcctcccttcctttctgccaCAACTCTGTGCATTAAGTTAACAATCAGGGGTAAAGAACTAATTTGGCTCAgtaaaaaaacacctttaaaataaaaaataatcaccttCTATGGCCAAACATTCACACTGTAAAAGCATGGGAATGAACACATGTAACCAGTGAGGGTTTGATggaataaacaaacaagaaaaatgaatattACACAGCTCTAGTACTCTCCCCTTCTGACaacttcttttccctcccccctgAACTTAGCTGAACAGTAAACTTACTCGACCTGAGTTTTACATTGCATTCTATTTCTCCTCGTTTATTTTTTCGCCCTTTTCTAGGGATTTCTGAGAAATCTAAGGCAGACTAAGAGTAAATACAATGTTCATACCTCCAAGCTTATGCAGGACGTAtcatttctttctgtactgTCAGGTTCACCATTGTATCTTCTGGTGTTGTTCTCACTCAGTTTCtggttaaaggaaaaaacacaggtTTTAGCCTTCTGAAAATAACAGCTACATTAAGTCTAAGTATATAATGAATAATTCACTGATGAATATGAAATAATGAACTATCTAGTTTTTTGTCAACTGCAACTGCTCCAGTTTTCTCCACAGGAAAACAAGTGGGTTCAAACAAACAAGTGGgtgcaccttatctacatcagccaacccgccacccctgaagccagcctgTATGTTATCAGTATTAATTAACCCAGCCTCATTCCTCTACAAACAGTGAAATTAAGAGAGAATACAGCTTCCgagttatttttaattcatcaTAAGGAACTACCAAGTACAAATACATTTAGTAATTCTAttaggaaaggagaggaaatttCAGTGTCCGATCTATGAGACTGCTCTGCAGGACTGGAAGTTTGATTTTCCATCAAATATCTAAGACATAAACGGTCatattaaaattcttttaatgaGTCTAGCTTACAAACTCTGGGAAGACATTTATTTCAATCTCAGCTTTGTAGAAAAAGACCAAGTCATTCCAGTCATACAACAACCAATAGATCAATCCTACTCCTCAATTAGAAGCCAGGAGAAAAACACCAAAGGTATTTTAACCTTCTTGTCTAAAGTGAAGTGTAGCTGCTGGCTACAAACTACTTGAAATGAGCATATGGTCCACAGGCTATGCACTGGGTCACACAGCTCAAAGTAGTTcactacaaaacaaaaaccacagcaATTCTGGTGCCAAAGAATGCTTTTAGTAGTAACAATTTACTAAACCAAACCTATTTAGTTTTgattggtttggtttagtttagTTGAAACCTAATTAAATCCTATCTATTTTTAGTAGATCAGCAGAAGGCATTTCCAATTCAAGGGATAGTGTCTCTGACAAGTATCACTTGAAGCTGTCTCAAGGGCacaagaggcagaagaaattAAGTTTGTCTCTTAAGAGAAACATCACCTCTGCTATTCTTTGCTTAAAGAACACCCAGAACCATTTTTAATACTCAATATAACATTCACAAAAAGGCCAAGAACAAACATGATATAAATTTCACCTAAAAACCAGGTATCTGATAAACTTAAAAAATGCCTACAGTGTagtttttataaagaaaacagttctgcaaTATTATCAATCAGCAAGGATATAGatatagacatatatatatattctcaaCACTTGAATTTTGCAGCAATCCTCCCATAGAAACTTCACATTTTCCCATTACTAATTCAATGAACTGTATATGAAAGCAgaactaattttatttcaagtaatACCTACCTGCTATGTATTGATCAACACATCTTAAAAGCAGGCAGACTTCTTTTGCCCCATTTCATGAGTGGAAGCTTATGGCTAACAATGACTTCAGtattaaaacattaaagaatTTGGTGAATTCTGAGGACTTCACAGTACTGCCAAATCCAAATTGAACTTAACGACGTAAGTTTACATTTAAAGAATTTCCTCACAACTCTGCAAGCTAGAAAGCctagtttcaaagaaaaaaggcagttcTCAGATACACTTTTGCAACTAATTATGTTGTTCTGGGAACATAAGCTACAGCTGGCTTTTACAATAATGAAACCCAGTATGCATAAAACAAATCTTTTGCAAATAgcaaaaatttgtttttaaaaaaaatccagcagacCGCTacacataaaacaaacaaacaaactaataCCAGTAGAGCTAAGTTGGTTTCCTGAACAGTCTTCTTTTTGTCATCCTTATGTTCTCTTCTTTGGGAAGAAGAGCGACGTCTGCCTCTTCCTGGCCGACCAGGAGATCTAGATCGAGATCTGCTCGTACTTCTTCTGGAGGGAGAACTTGAAGAGGACTGGCTTTTCCTGTGCTTGAACGATGATTGTGACTAAAAGtaagagggaaagaaagcaaagccttATCTTAGATGTTCCAAAGAACAATTTTAGAAACTTGGGGGTTTTGTGATGAGGACTCTGGCACATAGTTCTACGGAATGGTCTCTTATTTCCGTTACTGATGCTGTACAAAGGCTGTAAGAAGGAGAAACTACAGCATAGTCATTTAGCTGGTAATACCCAAACAATCCTGTCCCAAGTCCAACTGCTGAGCATCCTTTTCAAAGCTACAGGAATCAGGATATAGGCATCAGCTATCAATGTCAGCACCAAGCTCTTAAGCATACTACCCTCTTAATCCTTTGCATAAGTAAATGAATTGAAAGCCTTCCCTTAAGCCTTAAGAGACACCTGTCTTTTCAATTAGCTTTATTAATACATTTTGGCATATCAAGATGCAATGATCTGTTCAAGGCAACACAGCTCAAATCAATACTAAAAAACCCCTCAAATCAGCTAAATCATTAAATTAATTGTGGTAACCAATTTCATAAACAGTTTTCCCCAAAAGTATTCCATTTTACTTTGTGAAGTTTACACTGCTAATTTTCCCCACATAAAATTTCCACAACACGACTTTTATATAGCATAAATGCTTTACGAcaaagaaaggtattttctgAGCTTGAGTTTGCTAACCTGCAAGCACTAAGTAAACCAGTTAGAAAGTCTTTAAAGCAGTGAAAATGGTTGTCTAACTCAAGGCAGAACCATCTTGTCCCAAAAGAAAAGGCCAGTTAGAGGGCACGTACACTGCCACCAAAAGCATAACTACAGATCATGTGAAGACACACAAGTTGGCTTTGAACTTGCACAGGTTTTGGAACACGCCTTAACAATCCACTACAGCAAACATTCAAATAGCTTTTTGTCTCATGCATTAATTAtacaaaataatcacattttaaactgaaaagaaacttgTATACAGTTTTAAAGGCCTTTATtagtaacaaaaaattaaataatgaagaTGAGTAAAGAGGAAAGGATGTGCTCATATACATATGACATAACTTTTTCACAAGTCCCTGATTGCCACAGAGCAAAACACCTTATGAAACCTTTGGGGACCTGAACAGTACAAGCTAATCACAGATGTTTTAGGTATGTGCTATTTATATTTACAGTGATCCTTAGCTACATGCTTGCActcattttcaaattttcttatttagaagtggaaaaaagtCAAATTGGTAACAACCCTCTGATTACTAGCTTTAGAAGCAAccaaaaacaatttttcatgAACAACCGTGCCATAGAGTTCCTGAATGATCAgacttgttttttccccaaaatgtatcacattttttttccaacataaacAAAACAATCACACTTCTTTAAAGATAGGGTCAGCATTCTGAACTTCCACCTGAGACATCACATAGGAAAAAACTATTATGTAGCACCAATTCCTTGGAGACACAGTTAATGAAAACTTGCAAAGCCACTATCCAGATACAGATTGTATGTTTATCAGCATCACAAAATCAATATAATCTTCCATTAGAAATACTAACGTGTACTCACCCTTATATCACTTTCCTTCAACTGAAGTTCGGTCCCATCTTTGTACTTAACAGTATAAAGATGAGAAACATCATCGTAACTAGTCACTTGCACTTCATAGTACAGGACACTTCCTGGCCAACGGCCCATCACCACCTCACCATCAGCAAACCTCGGGTTTGgcattttccaaaagaaatccctagaaaagaaacaaatcaataCATATGACAGCTAAACATTAGGCTTAATTTTTCCGTACTCTCTTTTCAGTATCATTTAGGCTGTAACAGAGAAACTTCGAAGTAAACAACTCTTCACCTTAAATAGGTAAAAAGCTGcctgataagaaaaaaaaaaaagcggttATCTGTTCTCCAAATTAACAGTAGACAGAagaaataatcttaaaatagAGCAAAGAGTAAAGTTAAATGTTATAAAAGAAGTGTTCAAATGTATTAATAGTACATCTACACCAGTATTCAACTATGAAGACACAATCTCCATAATCACAGACCATCAAAACCAGGCAAATATTTGACTCAAATTATATAATACAGTTGATCTTATCTAGAGGGGAAAAGAGTAAATCAGATGGTATCCAAGTGTCCTCTAACCCTCTCTTCCTGTGGTTCCATAAAAATTACAGATGTGATGTTTTCTAGATGTCAAAATAAAACATCCCCAATCTATTTAATACACACAGCCACATTACATACTTTCTTCAACTTATTATGCCAAACACTCAAAAGTTAGGAAACACCAGGATTTAGGCTCCTGCTTGGGttgaatattttctcttttccatttatttagcACAAGGCACTTAGTGCCCTTTGCAGGGGCCTATAGGAAAACAAAGTACAGCATCAGAGCAATCACATAATATCCTGAAAAACTAAATTCTATCCCCATGTCTGCACCATTAGGTTTTTTACTTCATATAGACAAAACATGATTTAAGCGAC
This genomic interval from Falco cherrug isolate bFalChe1 chromosome 13, bFalChe1.pri, whole genome shotgun sequence contains the following:
- the LBR gene encoding delta(14)-sterol reductase LBR codes for the protein MPNPRFADGEVVMGRWPGSVLYYEVQVTSYDDVSHLYTVKYKDGTELQLKESDIRSQSSFKHRKSQSSSSSPSRRSTSRSRSRSPGRPGRGRRRSSSQRREHKDDKKKTVQETNLALLKLSENNTRRYNGEPDSTERNDTSCISLEQKLKPDLEIERVLEQYSLHPRKEEKKREELYSEIIKTAEKAASKTKELEFGGRIGTFMLIFFLPAAVFYLLLMCKQDDPSLMNFPPPLPALESLWEARVFGVFLLWFFLQVLFSLLPIGKVVEGLTLSNGRKLQYRINGFYAFILTAAAIGTLLYFQFELHYLYDHFMQFAVAAAAFSLVLSIYLYIRSLKAPEEELAPGGNSGHFIYDFFTGHELNPRIGSFDLKYFCELRPGLIGWVVINLAMLLAEMKIHNQSMPSLSMILVNSFQLLYVVDALWNEEAILTTMDITHDGFGFMLAFGDLVWVPFVYSLQAFYLVGHPTAISWPVAAAITVLNGIGYYIFRSANSQKNNFRRNPSDPKLAYLKFIPTATGKGLLVTGWWGFVRHPNYLGDIIMALAWSLPCGFTHILPYFYVIYFICLLVHREARDEHHCKQKYGLAWERYCQRVPYRIFPYIY